One Candidatus Methylomirabilis tolerans DNA window includes the following coding sequences:
- a CDS encoding RDD family protein encodes MRPAPQADAPESGAGPQAGFWIRLAAWAIDIPCLFLVTIAFALAALTTIYLGGRLGGEINSQVMVLAGYSIVAIVMLSGMVYCTIFVGSYGQTPGKMVYRLKVIRIDGQEMTYGRALLRSLCWILSLLLFGIGFLMIACTRQKRGLHDILAGTSVIRLQRLS; translated from the coding sequence ATGCGTCCAGCTCCGCAGGCTGATGCGCCGGAGAGTGGTGCGGGGCCTCAGGCCGGGTTCTGGATTCGACTGGCGGCCTGGGCCATTGATATCCCCTGCCTCTTTCTGGTCACCATTGCCTTCGCTCTTGCAGCACTGACGACGATTTATCTCGGAGGCCGGTTGGGCGGCGAGATCAACAGCCAAGTGATGGTATTGGCTGGATATTCAATTGTTGCCATCGTGATGTTGAGTGGCATGGTGTATTGTACTATCTTTGTCGGATCGTACGGACAGACCCCGGGGAAAATGGTCTATCGCCTGAAGGTTATCCGGATTGATGGTCAGGAGATGACCTATGGCAGGGCATTGCTTCGCTCGCTGTGCTGGATACTCTCGCTCCTGCTTTTCGGCATCGGCTTTCTGATGATCGCGTGTACCCGCCAAAAACGCGGCCTGCATGATATACTAGCAGGCACGTCCGTGATCCGTCTCCAACGTCTGTCTTGA
- a CDS encoding DUF4139 domain-containing protein translates to MSRMVRLVGLVVLLALGVVAPAAGATIEPAGKSGSTVLLPLSEVVLYSSGVGYFQRNGSIEGRGDAELRFKVDNVNDLLKSLVIQDFDGGQISAVTYDSRDPISKALKSFAVDLTASPGLGQLLEQLRGERIEAAAPNPIQGTILGVEKKREKVGEKEFTEVEYLNLVTADGLRSLPLAQVQRIRLANEQLNAELRQALEVLASSHDVQKKTVRLQFDGKGRRRVRVGYIVETPVWKTSYRLSLSEASRPFLQGWAIVENTSDEDWEHVKLSLISGRPISFRMELYEPLYVKRPLVVSELYESLRPQVHEQAVADLSERPAEAETAQTLMGIAPRMRAMRAMPPAMLAPRASEVDLQQGVTSTSQAMETGELFQYSISAPLSLPRRQSALLPIVNEEVRGDKLSIYNERVHAKYPMNGFRLKNSTVLHLMQGPITVFDGGIYGGDARIEDLPPGQERIISYALDLKADVAVQATPEKEEVVTASLRKGTLLVTRKYVEEKGYQVNNRDQKAKVVLIEHPLRQDWRLVKPAEPAELTRDLYRFKVTTNAGGGARLLVREEKQAQQTVRLIDSGPETIGYYVQAKQVSPKVKEALQKVIALRDRLDQTAAGRNRLEQRTKDITQEQGRIRENMAKLAQNSELYNRYVGKLNQQETDIENLRKEIESLKTVEDRQKRELNDYLLGLDLD, encoded by the coding sequence ATGAGTCGTATGGTACGCCTGGTCGGACTGGTGGTGCTCCTGGCGCTCGGCGTAGTCGCACCGGCCGCAGGAGCCACGATCGAACCAGCCGGGAAGTCAGGATCGACGGTCTTACTCCCGCTCTCGGAAGTCGTGCTGTATTCCAGCGGTGTCGGATACTTCCAGCGGAACGGTTCGATTGAGGGACGAGGCGACGCCGAGTTGCGCTTCAAGGTGGATAACGTCAATGATCTACTCAAGAGCCTGGTCATTCAGGATTTCGACGGGGGACAGATATCGGCTGTGACGTACGATTCGCGTGATCCGATCAGCAAGGCGCTCAAGAGCTTCGCAGTGGACCTGACCGCGAGTCCAGGCTTGGGCCAACTGCTCGAGCAACTCCGGGGCGAGCGGATTGAGGCCGCCGCGCCGAATCCCATCCAGGGAACGATCCTGGGGGTCGAGAAGAAACGTGAGAAGGTCGGCGAGAAGGAGTTTACGGAAGTGGAGTATCTGAACCTCGTCACCGCCGATGGCCTTCGCTCGCTTCCCCTTGCCCAGGTCCAACGCATCCGACTGGCGAATGAACAGCTTAATGCCGAGTTGCGGCAGGCCCTTGAGGTGCTGGCCTCCAGCCACGACGTGCAGAAGAAGACCGTCAGGCTACAGTTCGACGGCAAGGGCCGTCGCCGCGTTCGAGTCGGGTATATCGTCGAGACGCCCGTCTGGAAGACCAGCTATCGACTGTCGCTGTCCGAGGCGAGTCGGCCGTTCCTGCAAGGGTGGGCGATCGTGGAAAACACCTCGGATGAGGATTGGGAACACGTAAAGCTGTCGCTTATCTCCGGCCGACCGATCTCGTTCAGGATGGAGCTGTACGAACCGCTCTACGTGAAGCGACCCCTGGTCGTCTCCGAGCTGTACGAATCGTTGCGACCTCAAGTGCACGAACAAGCGGTGGCGGACCTCAGCGAAAGACCGGCGGAAGCCGAGACGGCCCAGACGCTCATGGGCATCGCACCTCGGATGCGGGCGATGCGCGCCATGCCGCCTGCGATGCTGGCTCCGCGCGCCTCTGAGGTCGATCTGCAGCAAGGGGTGACATCAACATCCCAGGCGATGGAGACAGGCGAACTCTTCCAATATAGTATCAGCGCGCCACTCTCGCTTCCGCGTCGGCAATCGGCCCTGTTGCCGATCGTCAATGAGGAGGTCAGGGGCGACAAACTCTCCATCTACAACGAGCGGGTACATGCCAAGTATCCGATGAACGGCTTTCGGCTGAAGAATTCTACGGTGTTGCACCTGATGCAGGGGCCGATTACGGTATTCGACGGCGGGATCTACGGTGGTGACGCTCGGATCGAGGATCTCCCCCCCGGCCAGGAACGGATTATCAGCTATGCGCTGGATCTGAAGGCCGACGTGGCCGTCCAGGCCACACCGGAGAAGGAAGAGGTGGTTACGGCCAGCCTTCGCAAGGGGACACTGCTGGTCACGAGGAAGTACGTCGAGGAGAAGGGTTATCAGGTGAACAACCGCGATCAGAAGGCGAAGGTCGTTCTCATTGAGCACCCCCTCCGCCAGGACTGGCGGCTTGTGAAGCCGGCGGAGCCCGCCGAGCTGACACGCGATCTGTATCGCTTTAAAGTGACGACCAATGCCGGCGGCGGCGCCCGGTTACTCGTGCGCGAGGAAAAGCAGGCGCAGCAGACCGTTCGGCTGATCGACTCGGGCCCTGAGACGATCGGTTACTACGTGCAGGCGAAGCAGGTCAGCCCCAAGGTGAAGGAGGCGCTCCAGAAGGTGATTGCCCTGCGCGATCGTCTCGATCAGACGGCTGCCGGTCGTAACCGACTAGAGCAACGGACCAAAGACATTACCCAGGAACAGGGCCGCATCCGGGAGAACATGGCGAAGCTGGCGCAGAACTCGGAGCTCTATAACCGTTACGTGGGTAAGCTCAATCAGCAGGAAACCGATATTGAGAATCTCCGCAAGGAGATCGAGAGCCTCAAGACTGTAGAAGACCGGCAAAAGCGAGAATTAAACGACTACCTGCTCGGGTTGGACCTTGACTGA
- the rimM gene encoding ribosome maturation factor RimM (Essential for efficient processing of 16S rRNA), translating to MPVPYLVLGRAVKAWGLKGEVKVQPYADSIAIVAGSATVYLREAGSDLVEYVVTRVRQVGSSWIMQLHGVETIEQAERLINREVLIPRSAAPMLPEGTYYHVDLIGLKVVTEEGRELGRIVEILETGANDVYVVHGAGSEWLLPATREVVRRVDLAGGIMLVRPLEGMIEAEAV from the coding sequence ATGCCGGTGCCGTACCTGGTGCTGGGTAGGGCTGTCAAAGCCTGGGGGCTGAAGGGTGAAGTGAAAGTACAGCCCTATGCCGACTCGATAGCAATTGTAGCAGGGTCGGCAACCGTGTACCTGAGAGAGGCCGGGAGCGATCTTGTTGAATACGTCGTGACGCGGGTTCGGCAGGTCGGCTCTTCCTGGATCATGCAATTGCATGGTGTAGAGACCATTGAACAGGCGGAGCGCCTGATTAACCGCGAGGTGCTTATTCCAAGGTCAGCGGCTCCTATGCTTCCAGAAGGAACCTATTACCATGTCGACCTCATCGGCCTGAAGGTTGTGACCGAAGAGGGACGAGAGCTTGGACGGATCGTAGAAATTCTGGAAACGGGCGCCAACGATGTGTACGTCGTCCACGGTGCAGGTTCGGAATGGTTGCTGCCCGCGACCAGGGAGGTTGTCAGAAGGGTCGATCTTGCAGGTGGAATCATGCTGGTCCGCCCCTTGGAAGGAATGATCGAAGCTGAGGCAGTATGA
- a CDS encoding nucleotidyltransferase domain-containing protein → MAYTVHMKTIELVDSERAALSELKRKLEERFELIDFRIFGSKARGDAAPDSDIDVMIEIEDYNPVSESEIDDIVFKINLEHDCFISVVIFGRREIEEGPLGESPLYRVIEREGVKV, encoded by the coding sequence TTGGCCTATACTGTACACATGAAAACAATCGAGTTAGTGGACAGTGAACGGGCTGCGCTTTCGGAGCTGAAAAGAAAGCTCGAAGAGCGGTTCGAACTTATCGATTTTCGCATATTCGGCTCAAAGGCACGCGGTGACGCGGCGCCCGATTCCGACATCGATGTGATGATCGAGATCGAAGATTACAACCCGGTATCCGAGTCCGAGATCGATGACATTGTGTTCAAGATCAATCTCGAGCATGACTGCTTTATTTCCGTTGTGATCTTCGGCAGGCGGGAAATTGAAGAAGGGCCACTTGGAGAATCGCCGCTGTACCGCGTCATTGAACGGGAGGGCGTCAAAGTTTGA
- a CDS encoding YraN family protein yields MKTGRLSLGVEGERIAKTYLRTQGFRILHENYSTTLGEIDLIAREGGVVVFVEVKTRTSGEFGPPQASVTRRKQHQIVGVAKLYLQRERLSEAACRFDVVAVTFPGGLAGQPEVLLIRDAFGSEGTALF; encoded by the coding sequence ATGAAAACAGGACGGTTGAGTCTGGGGGTGGAAGGGGAGCGTATAGCGAAAACGTATCTGCGGACTCAAGGATTTCGAATCCTCCACGAAAACTATTCGACCACGCTCGGCGAAATCGACCTGATCGCCAGGGAGGGTGGTGTGGTGGTATTCGTGGAGGTCAAGACACGCACGTCTGGAGAGTTCGGCCCGCCGCAGGCCTCGGTCACACGTCGGAAGCAGCACCAGATCGTCGGTGTGGCAAAATTGTACTTACAGCGGGAGAGACTCTCCGAGGCGGCCTGCCGCTTTGACGTCGTGGCGGTAACGTTTCCAGGAGGTCTGGCAGGGCAACCGGAGGTCCTCCTGATCCGGGACGCGTTCGGCAGCGAGGGGACCGCCCTCTTTTAA
- a CDS encoding DUF433 domain-containing protein, with product MATKTLDQHIEVTPGIAGGKPRIAGHRITVQNIVIWHERMGKSADEIAAEGDLALSDVYAALAYYYDHRSEIDRDIEESEAFIKAVRESSASKLKQKLHGPKD from the coding sequence ATGGCTACGAAGACGTTGGATCAACATATTGAGGTGACCCCTGGTATAGCAGGCGGGAAACCGCGCATCGCGGGGCATCGTATTACGGTCCAGAATATTGTGATCTGGCACGAGCGGATGGGCAAAAGCGCTGATGAAATTGCTGCCGAAGGCGACCTGGCCCTGTCCGATGTCTATGCGGCACTGGCTTACTATTACGACCACCGATCCGAGATCGACCGCGACATCGAGGAGAGCGAAGCGTTCATCAAGGCCGTCAGAGAAAGCAGTGCTTCGAAGCTGAAGCAGAAGCTGCATGGGCCGAAAGATTAG
- a CDS encoding HEPN domain-containing protein, whose translation MTLEEKRRELIQYRLKQADESLEEAAFLLAGRKSSRSIINRAYYAMFYAVLALLVNEPYASSKHIGVLTYFNKHFIKGGLLPVALGRALNRAFELRQRSDYREYVEPSLDQVEPLIEESKAFIVAVKDYLAKRQIGL comes from the coding sequence TTGACCCTTGAAGAAAAGAGACGCGAGCTAATCCAGTACCGACTCAAGCAGGCTGACGAAAGCCTGGAAGAGGCGGCATTCCTCCTGGCAGGAAGGAAAAGCTCGCGCAGCATCATCAATAGGGCGTACTATGCAATGTTCTACGCTGTCTTGGCTCTTCTCGTCAATGAGCCCTATGCATCATCAAAGCACATTGGTGTTCTCACCTACTTCAACAAGCACTTCATTAAAGGTGGCCTTCTCCCAGTGGCGCTTGGACGCGCTCTCAACAGGGCCTTCGAACTGAGGCAACGGAGCGATTATCGAGAATACGTCGAGCCCAGCCTTGACCAAGTTGAACCGTTAATCGAGGAGTCCAAGGCTTTTATTGTCGCGGTCAAGGATTATCTTGCTAAGCGCCAGATTGGTCTATGA
- a CDS encoding KH domain-containing protein, whose amino-acid sequence MEAGPSIPSQDTMGDAKALKELVERMAMALVDSPDQVTVDATEEDTAMVLRLRVAPSDVGRVIGKQGRTAKAMRTVLHAIAARSKRRAVLEILE is encoded by the coding sequence ATGGAAGCCGGTCCGTCGATTCCAAGTCAGGATACCATGGGGGACGCGAAGGCGCTCAAAGAGCTGGTAGAACGGATGGCCATGGCGCTGGTGGACAGCCCTGACCAGGTGACCGTCGATGCGACAGAGGAAGATACGGCAATGGTCCTCCGCCTGCGAGTGGCTCCCTCCGATGTCGGCCGGGTCATCGGAAAGCAGGGCCGGACAGCCAAGGCGATGCGCACTGTGCTGCACGCTATCGCAGCCAGGTCAAAGCGTCGGGCCGTCCTGGAGATTCTGGAATAG
- the rplS gene encoding 50S ribosomal protein L19, translating to MNVISSVEVPSLKAQIPDFSPGDTVKVQVKVREGDKERFQVFEGVVIRMRGEGLRATFTVRKVTYGVGVERIFPIHSPMIEKIECIRRGHVRRAKLYYLRKLKGKAARILERKLK from the coding sequence ATGAATGTCATCAGCAGTGTCGAGGTGCCCTCGCTGAAGGCGCAGATTCCGGACTTCTCGCCCGGCGACACGGTCAAGGTGCAGGTAAAGGTCCGGGAAGGGGATAAGGAAAGATTCCAGGTATTTGAAGGAGTGGTGATCCGTATGCGCGGTGAGGGACTTCGTGCGACCTTCACAGTACGCAAGGTGACGTACGGTGTGGGCGTGGAGCGCATCTTTCCCATCCATTCCCCCATGATTGAGAAGATCGAGTGCATAAGACGGGGTCATGTCCGTCGAGCAAAACTTTACTACCTGCGAAAACTGAAGGGAAAGGCTGCCCGGATCTTAGAGCGCAAGCTGAAGTAA
- the rpsP gene encoding 30S ribosomal protein S16 produces MAVKIKLRRMGAKQHPFYRLVVGDSPVAGGGKVLETLGTYNPHGEQPALSVQAERALHWLQRGAEPTDSARQLLRRAGVMRQLAELKAAGKGQ; encoded by the coding sequence ATGGCTGTAAAGATCAAACTGCGGCGAATGGGGGCGAAGCAGCACCCGTTCTATCGCTTGGTTGTGGGAGATTCGCCGGTCGCGGGAGGCGGTAAGGTACTGGAAACCTTGGGCACCTATAATCCTCATGGAGAGCAGCCTGCGCTTTCTGTGCAGGCGGAGCGTGCATTGCATTGGTTGCAACGGGGCGCTGAACCTACCGACAGTGCCCGGCAACTTTTACGTCGGGCAGGCGTCATGCGGCAGCTAGCTGAACTGAAAGCCGCAGGAAAGGGTCAGTAA
- a CDS encoding YifB family Mg chelatase-like AAA ATPase, which yields MLAKVLSSAVLGVEAYLVDVEVDIAQGLPNFNTVGLPDAAVKESRDRVRAAIKNCGFDFPARRITVNLAPADIKKEGACFDLPIACAILAAMGLIKPDRLQNHLLLGELALDGGIRGVNGALPMAVAAARTRLTGMVLPAENAPEAAVVEGIQVFGVETLPQVVEFLNGAQEIPPTRVDLQEVFAQHAGYGVDLADVKGQAHAKRALEVAAAGGHNILFIGLPGSGKTMLAKRLATILPDLVLEEAIEVTKIHSICGLVPSRAALVATRPFRAPHHTISDAGLIGGGTNPRPGEVSLAHHGVLFLDELPEFKRSVLEVLRQPLEDGTVTIARAATSVTYPARFMLVAAMNPCPCGYFTDPQRPCTCSPPQIQRYRSRISGPLLDRIDLHLDVPPLRYREITTDSQGEPSEQVRERVKEARALQQERFRRTRTFCNAQMGVKQLRRHCQIGPDGQALLETAIERLGLSARAHDRILKVARTIADLEGHETIRTDHLAEAIQYRTLDRRTGW from the coding sequence ATGCTGGCCAAGGTGTTATCCAGTGCAGTGCTGGGGGTTGAGGCCTACCTGGTTGACGTAGAGGTCGACATCGCCCAGGGCCTGCCCAACTTCAACACCGTCGGGCTGCCGGATGCGGCGGTCAAGGAGAGCCGTGACCGGGTGAGGGCAGCCATTAAGAACTGCGGCTTCGACTTTCCCGCACGACGGATCACCGTCAACCTGGCGCCGGCCGACATCAAGAAGGAGGGCGCCTGCTTCGACCTCCCCATCGCCTGCGCCATCCTGGCGGCCATGGGCCTGATTAAACCTGATCGGCTGCAGAACCATCTGCTTCTGGGCGAATTGGCGCTGGACGGCGGTATCAGAGGGGTCAACGGCGCCCTGCCGATGGCGGTCGCGGCCGCGCGTACCCGATTGACCGGGATGGTCCTGCCTGCAGAGAATGCCCCAGAGGCGGCCGTGGTGGAGGGGATCCAGGTCTTTGGAGTTGAGACGTTGCCGCAGGTGGTGGAGTTTCTGAACGGCGCGCAGGAGATTCCGCCCACGCGGGTTGATCTCCAGGAGGTCTTCGCGCAGCACGCCGGCTACGGCGTCGATCTGGCTGATGTGAAAGGGCAGGCCCACGCAAAGCGGGCACTTGAAGTGGCGGCGGCGGGCGGCCACAACATCCTCTTCATCGGACTGCCCGGCTCCGGCAAGACGATGCTCGCCAAGCGACTGGCTACCATCCTGCCTGATCTGGTCCTGGAGGAAGCAATCGAGGTGACGAAGATCCATTCCATCTGCGGCCTTGTGCCTTCCCGCGCGGCGCTGGTCGCGACGCGACCCTTCCGGGCGCCTCACCACACCATCTCGGATGCCGGACTGATCGGCGGCGGAACGAACCCGCGCCCAGGCGAGGTGAGTCTGGCACACCACGGGGTTCTCTTCCTGGATGAACTACCCGAGTTTAAGCGGTCGGTTCTGGAGGTGTTGCGTCAGCCGCTGGAGGACGGCACGGTGACCATCGCGCGCGCGGCGACCTCCGTCACCTACCCGGCTCGTTTCATGCTGGTCGCTGCGATGAATCCCTGCCCCTGCGGCTACTTCACCGACCCGCAGCGACCGTGTACCTGCTCCCCTCCACAGATTCAGCGGTACCGGTCGCGGATCTCCGGCCCGCTGCTGGACCGGATCGACCTGCACCTCGATGTACCGCCGCTGCGTTATCGGGAAATTACGACCGATTCCCAAGGGGAACCCTCTGAGCAGGTGCGAGAGCGAGTGAAGGAGGCCAGGGCTCTCCAGCAGGAGCGGTTCAGGCGAACCCGGACCTTCTGTAACGCCCAGATGGGCGTGAAGCAGCTTCGGCGGCACTGCCAGATCGGACCCGACGGACAGGCGCTCCTGGAAACCGCCATCGAGCGGCTCGGGCTGTCCGCGCGGGCGCACGATCGGATCCTCAAGGTCGCCCGGACCATTGCCGACCTTGAAGGCCACGAGACGATCCGAACCGACCATCTGGCCGAGGCGATCCAGTACCGGACCCTGGACCGTCGCACCGGGTGGTAA
- the ffh gene encoding signal recognition particle protein, protein MLEGLTERLGLVLKKLRGHGRLTEENIAEALREVRLALLEADVNFKVVKGFIERVRERAVGRDVLESLTPGQQVVKVVYEELVEMLGKTRAPLTYASDPPTTIMLVGLHGSGKTTTSAKLARWFVSEGRSPLLVAADTVRPAAREQLQTLGRALGVPVYAGAGSALQVCQEAKRLAKERGQNPVILDTSGRLHIDEPLMQELVAIAGATSPTERLMVADAMTGQDAVNSALRFNADLDLTGFILTKLDGDSRGGAALSIRSVTGKPIKFIGVGEKPDAFEPFHPERLASRILGMGDILTLVEKAQARVDQQQALDLVKKVRSEGFTLEDFRLQLQQVKNLGPLDQVMEMIPGLSRQKGLVDTFSAEREFKQAEAIINSMTRKEREVPDMINGSRRRRVAAGSGTSVADVNRLLKQFVQARKLMKRVMPGGSGAKAKMAKRLRSFMGV, encoded by the coding sequence GTGCTTGAAGGACTCACAGAACGATTAGGCTTGGTCCTAAAAAAGCTTCGTGGCCACGGACGGCTCACCGAAGAGAACATCGCTGAGGCGCTCCGAGAGGTGCGGCTTGCGCTGCTCGAAGCGGATGTGAATTTTAAGGTCGTCAAAGGTTTCATCGAGCGCGTCCGCGAGCGGGCAGTGGGTCGTGATGTATTAGAGAGTCTTACCCCTGGCCAGCAGGTCGTTAAGGTCGTCTACGAAGAGCTGGTCGAGATGCTGGGTAAGACACGCGCCCCGCTGACCTATGCGTCGGATCCTCCCACGACCATCATGCTGGTCGGTCTGCATGGATCAGGGAAGACGACGACATCGGCGAAGCTGGCCCGGTGGTTCGTGTCGGAAGGGCGATCGCCGCTCCTGGTAGCGGCCGACACGGTGAGGCCGGCGGCCAGGGAGCAGCTCCAGACGTTAGGGCGAGCTCTGGGTGTACCGGTGTATGCCGGGGCAGGTTCTGCGCTGCAAGTCTGCCAGGAGGCGAAGAGACTGGCAAAAGAGCGCGGACAGAATCCGGTGATTCTTGACACCTCCGGGCGACTCCATATCGATGAGCCGCTGATGCAGGAACTGGTGGCGATTGCCGGAGCGACCTCTCCGACCGAGCGGCTGATGGTCGCCGATGCCATGACCGGGCAGGATGCGGTCAATTCCGCCCTTCGGTTTAATGCCGATCTTGACCTGACGGGGTTTATCCTTACCAAGCTGGATGGGGATTCCCGAGGCGGTGCGGCCCTCTCGATCAGGTCCGTGACGGGAAAGCCGATCAAGTTCATCGGTGTCGGTGAGAAGCCGGATGCCTTCGAACCGTTCCACCCTGAACGATTGGCCTCTCGGATCCTCGGGATGGGCGATATCCTGACCCTCGTGGAAAAGGCGCAGGCGAGGGTAGACCAGCAGCAAGCCCTGGATCTTGTAAAAAAGGTTCGCTCTGAGGGTTTTACGCTTGAGGATTTTCGCTTACAGCTCCAGCAAGTGAAGAATCTCGGGCCTCTCGATCAGGTGATGGAGATGATCCCGGGGTTGTCACGACAGAAGGGCCTGGTCGATACCTTTTCAGCAGAGCGAGAGTTCAAGCAGGCTGAGGCGATTATTAACTCGATGACCCGGAAAGAGCGGGAGGTTCCCGACATGATCAATGGGAGCCGTCGCCGCCGGGTTGCCGCCGGAAGCGGGACATCGGTGGCGGACGTCAATCGTCTGCTGAAGCAGTTTGTCCAGGCCAGGAAATTGATGAAACGGGTCATGCCTGGAGGGAGCGGGGCGAAGGCGAAAATGGCAAAGCGTCTTCGGTCCTTCATGGGAGTGTAA
- the trmD gene encoding tRNA (guanosine(37)-N1)-methyltransferase TrmD, giving the protein MRQYDVLTLFPGFFQGPLSESILKRAQQHGIVRIAVHDLRSYAHDRHAVVDDRPYGGGAGMVLKPEPILDAVASLRRGQEPHLVLLTPQGRPFKQAVAKELVEHQHLLLICGRYEGFDERVRALLTPDEISIGDYVLTGGELPALVLLDAVIRLIPGVLGDEDSARYDSFVDTLLDFPHYTRPQSVQGLIVPDVLLSGDHERIRRWRRKEALRATKARRPDLLQQALLSEEDLELLEEIDGEQGVG; this is encoded by the coding sequence CTGAGGCAGTATGACGTCCTTACCCTGTTCCCCGGGTTCTTTCAGGGACCGCTCTCAGAAAGCATCCTGAAGCGAGCCCAGCAACACGGCATCGTGCGGATCGCAGTCCACGATCTTCGAAGCTATGCGCATGACCGTCATGCCGTCGTGGACGATCGGCCGTACGGGGGTGGCGCTGGAATGGTGCTGAAGCCAGAGCCGATCCTCGATGCGGTCGCAAGCCTCCGCCGAGGTCAAGAGCCCCATCTGGTTCTCCTGACTCCCCAAGGCCGCCCATTCAAGCAGGCGGTTGCCAAGGAGCTTGTCGAGCACCAACACCTGCTGTTAATCTGTGGCCGGTACGAGGGGTTCGACGAACGGGTGAGGGCGCTGCTTACCCCTGATGAGATTTCCATCGGGGACTACGTCCTGACGGGAGGGGAGCTGCCGGCCCTCGTCCTGCTGGATGCCGTCATTCGACTTATTCCTGGTGTATTGGGCGATGAAGACTCAGCCCGGTACGACTCTTTTGTAGATACGTTGTTGGACTTTCCTCATTATACGCGGCCACAGAGCGTGCAGGGGCTCATCGTTCCCGACGTGCTGCTGTCTGGAGACCATGAGCGGATCAGGCGCTGGCGCCGAAAGGAGGCCTTGCGGGCTACGAAGGCGCGTCGGCCGGATCTATTGCAGCAGGCGCTCCTGAGCGAAGAGGACCTTGAGCTTCTGGAAGAGATCGATGGTGAGCAAGGGGTCGGTTAA
- a CDS encoding ribonuclease HII has protein sequence METSLRAAGYYLIAGVDEVGRGSLAGPVVAAAVILSPTCVIDGVNDSKTLSARRREQLDLAIRVEAIAVGFGVVQEETIDALNILQATMLAMRRAIEALNPPPDFVLIDGDQSPNCSNPHRLIPSGDRLCFPISAASILAKVARDRIMHAYDLALPQYGFRRHKGYGTPEHLSAIARVGVSPIHRKSFRGVREYV, from the coding sequence GTGGAGACCTCTCTCCGTGCCGCAGGCTATTACCTCATTGCGGGTGTTGATGAGGTCGGACGAGGGTCTCTGGCCGGGCCGGTCGTAGCTGCCGCTGTGATCCTTTCGCCGACCTGCGTGATCGATGGAGTGAACGACTCCAAGACGCTCAGCGCGCGCCGACGCGAGCAACTCGACCTGGCAATCAGGGTCGAGGCGATAGCCGTCGGTTTCGGCGTGGTGCAGGAGGAGACCATTGATGCCCTCAATATTCTCCAGGCGACTATGCTCGCTATGCGACGCGCCATCGAGGCGTTGAACCCACCCCCCGATTTCGTCCTGATCGACGGCGATCAATCCCCGAACTGTTCCAACCCCCATCGATTAATTCCTTCAGGGGATCGTCTCTGCTTTCCAATCTCTGCGGCTTCTATCCTCGCGAAGGTTGCCCGTGACCGGATCATGCACGCGTATGACCTGGCCCTTCCGCAGTACGGCTTCCGTCGACACAAAGGGTACGGGACTCCGGAACATCTGTCAGCCATTGCGCGGGTCGGAGTGAGCCCTATTCACCGGAAGAGCTTCAGGGGTGTCCGGGAATACGTATAA
- a CDS encoding DUF5615 family PIN-like protein: MGRKIRLYTDEHVAKAVVRGLRQRGVDVLTVLEAGMIGALDEAHIRRAGNEDRVIFTQDDDFLRLHAAGVDHAGIIYASQQTSVQNIIRGLMLIHQVLDAEEMRGHVEFL, encoded by the coding sequence ATGGGCCGAAAGATTAGGTTGTACACCGATGAGCACGTGGCAAAGGCCGTTGTGCGAGGGTTGCGACAACGAGGCGTAGATGTATTGACGGTGCTGGAAGCGGGCATGATTGGAGCGCTCGATGAAGCGCATATAAGACGAGCCGGAAACGAAGATCGGGTGATCTTTACCCAGGATGACGACTTCCTGCGTTTGCACGCTGCCGGCGTGGATCACGCCGGGATCATCTATGCGTCGCAACAAACATCGGTTCAAAACATCATTCGCGGGCTGATGCTAATCCATCAGGTACTGGACGCCGAGGAGATGCGCGGTCATGTCGAGTTTCTCTAA